The Fragaria vesca subsp. vesca unplaced genomic scaffold, FraVesHawaii_1.0 scf0512046, whole genome shotgun sequence nucleotide sequence GTTGTTCACTCTAGTCTTCTTAAGCTTCTCACCCCACAAGAGCTGCAGGTAATCAtttatctctctttttttatttatttatttttttaaattgtttaatttttctttgtagaAGTTAAGATCTACATCGGCACATAGCTCTATGCACACTAATCTATGCTTTGTAAACTTTTGGGATGTATATAGGTACATGATGCAAATCTATGCATGTCTCATTTGGGGGGGTTGTATAGGTGTTAGGTTCGTAGCATTGTTGTCTTCAAAATATGCAATTACTAACTCTGGTGCTCATCTTGAAATTAGGCTGTTTTCGCTCATGAGTTGGCTCATCTCAAATGTGGTCATTATGCGTTAATCAAACTTGCAACGTTGACTGCCCTTGCAGCTGAGAGCATACCTTGTAAGTGTTTCCTGTGTTGAAGCTTAGCGAACGTAATTGAGGCCCATGCTATGTCTATTGTCTTGGTCAGATTACTTTTCCAGATTCAAGCACCATGTTGACGTCACTTGACACTCAAGACGGTCATTTGGTAGGCAACGGATAGAATCTGCCATTTTCTTGTGATGTGCATTTTGTTGTCTAGGCGGTagtggtgtgtgtgtgtgttggttGTGGGGGGAGGTATGGTGAGTTTCAGTTGCATGTTTAATGGTGAAAAATCTCAAAGAGCCTTGCCATTTGTACATTAGTTTGGTTGAtaataagagcatctccagcagaaTTGCTATTTCGATTGTTAAATATCCTAactattgttaaatttagcaacaaaCTAACCTAGACTACTAGAGATGCTCTAACTACTTGTGCTTTTAATAGATTCGGTGCTTCAACAAATTCCATTGAAAGAGTTACTTGGTTGGCGTCAAGCAACAGTCCTATCTTGTGATCGTGCATCGCTTCTTGCTGCACAAGACCCAAAGGTATATTTGATTTCCAATAAACTTGCTGCGTCCCATTAATAATCTTTATAGTCCGACATCCATTTTGATCTGCCCTAAACAGGTGGTCATCTCTGCTATAATGAAAGTAGCTGCGGGCTTTCCATCAGTGGTAGAAGAACAAGATGTTGATGCATATTTGGCAGCGGCTCGTGCTTATGTCGCTGCTTCTTCCTCAAGCCCCTCTGGGTAAGCAACAATATAAATTTGTATATCACCGAGTGTTGTGCTATACACATCCTAGCATTAATTCCTTACTGATGCTGTCCAGGGATGCTCATGATGCTCTTGCAAGAGAACCTGTGCCCCTGCAACGTGCTTATGAGATTGATGAGTGGTCCAGAAGCAAAGAGTACACAGTGATGCTAACCTCTGCAACAACTTTTGAAGCAAGTTGCTATGGAAAGATCATGGAGAAGCTTAGTTTTGAACCCAATGGAGTCATCAACAATGTGGAGATGAAGGATCCACCTGGTGCCAATGTGACTAAGTCTGCTGCTAAGAAGTAGAGATCGGCCCGAGGATTACGATAAGCGAAATCTCTgataataaaaagaatattctGGAAAACTTCATCCAGATTTGATTTGCTAGTTTGTTGAGTCAGATTAGTAGTAAGTTTTAGTTTGTTGCCATGGTTGTTAGGTGTCCGCTCCCAGTATTGGGTGCTTGACTGGCCGTGGCACATGAGTCTAGGTGCTTTTGGTTTTGCCAAAGGAGGCAGAGAACTACAAAAATCTGGATTCTATGAAgtgaatttctattttattttggagtgcATTATGCTTTCTCATACTACGTGTTACTGTTTATGCTTACTTGCCCAGTATGCATGCCTTCCTCAATGCGTAGTCTTTTAATTCTGTGCTGTTCATATGCTTTAAGTTCAAAACTTCGAATGGCTTCCACAAGTTTTGGTTGCTGCTAAGTTGTATTTTGAGTTGTGGG carries:
- the LOC101297021 gene encoding uncharacterized protein LOC101297021, with protein sequence MAETAKILNITTPLLYIRRHDVPLARAVGLDTPYVVVHSSLLKLLTPQELQAVFAHELAHLKCGHYALIKLATLTALAAESIPYSVLQQIPLKELLGWRQATVLSCDRASLLAAQDPKVVISAIMKVAAGFPSVVEEQDVDAYLAAARAYVAASSSSPSGDAHDALAREPVPLQRAYEIDEWSRSKEYTVMLTSATTFEASCYGKIMEKLSFEPNGVINNVEMKDPPGANVTKSAAKK